From a region of the Panicum virgatum strain AP13 chromosome 2K, P.virgatum_v5, whole genome shotgun sequence genome:
- the LOC120661566 gene encoding formin-2-like, with product MASASGLFATALVMALMLSSPTHAARRLADDTAPAAAPAAVPGIPAAPKPPVPTVPAVALPPMPAVPTTVPAVGAVPTVPAVTVPPMPAVPAATLPPMPAVPAVPAATLPPIPAAPAVPKVTLPPMPAVPKVTLPPVPSIPGVPMPFLAPPPSA from the coding sequence ATGGCCTCCGCCTCTGGTCTCTTCGCCACGGCGCTCGTCATGGCGCTCATGCTCAGCAGCCCGacccacgccgcgcgccgcctcgcgGACGACacggctccggcggccgcgcccgccgccgtcccgggcATCCCCGCCGCGCCGAAGCCGCCTGTGCCCACCGTGCCTGCCGTCGCCCTGCCGCCCATGCCCGCTGTGCCGACGACGGTGCCAGCGGTGGGCGCCGTGCCGACGGTCCCCGCGGTCACCGTTCCACCGATGCCGGCAGTCCCCGCGGCGACTTTGCCGCCCATGCCCGCGGTGCCGGCCGTCCCCGCAGCGACCCTCCCGCCTATCCCTGCGGCGCCCGCCGTGCCGAAGGTGACGCTGCCGCCGATGCCCGCCGTGCCGAAGGTTACGCTGCCACCGGTGCCCTCCATCCCCGGCGTGCCGATGCCATTCTTGGCACCGCCTCCTTCGGCGTAA
- the LOC120661551 gene encoding vegetative cell wall protein gp1-like produces the protein MASGSALFAAALVMALVLAGSTSSHAARRLADTAPAAAPAAVPGIPAAPKPPVPTVPAVALPPMPAVPTVPAATVPPVPKVPAVPAATLPPMPAVPAIPAVPTTVPSAALPPMPAVPAVPKVTLPPMPAVPKVTLPPMPAVPKVTLPPMPSVPSVPMPFLAPPPSA, from the coding sequence ATGGCTTCCGGCTCAGCCCTCTTCGCCGCGGCGCTCGTCATGGCGCTCGTGCTCGCGGGCAGCACCAGCAgccacgccgcacgccgcctcGCGGACACGGCACCGGCAGCTGCGCCCGCGGCCGTCCCGGGCATTCCTGCCGCGCCGAAGCCGCCAGTGCCaacggtgcccgcggtcgctcTGCCACCGATGCCCGCCGTGCCGACGGTGCCAGCGGCCACCGTGCCGCCGGTTCCCAAGGTTCCTGCCGTCCCCGCGGCGACCCTGCCACCCATGCCGGCGGTGCCGGCGATCCCCGCGGTGCCCACCACCGTGCCGAGCGCGGCGTTGCCACCCATGCCGGCCGTTCCCGCCGTGCCGAAGGTGACGCTGCCTCCGATGCCCGCCGTGCCTAAGGTCACCCTGCCACCGATGCCCGCCGTCCCCAAGGTGACGCTGCCGCCGATGCCCTCCGTCCCCAGCGTGCCGATGCCATTCTTGGCGCCTCCTCCTTCGGCATAA
- the LOC120661559 gene encoding protein PELPK1-like, translating into MASAPGLFATALVVALMLSSTTHAARRLADDTTPAAAAPAAVPKPPVPTVPAAALPPMPAVPAATLPPMPAVPAVPAASLPPVPAVPTVPAVAMPPMPAVPAVPKVTLPPVPAVPKVTLPPMPSAPKVTLPPMPSIPGVPMPFLAPPPSA; encoded by the coding sequence ATGGCCTCCGCCCCAGGTCTCTTCGCCACGGCGCTGGTCGTGGCGCTCATGCTCAGCAGCACGacccacgccgcgcgccgccttgCGGACGACACgactccggcggcggctgcgcccgctgccgtgccgaagccgCCTGTGCCCACCGTGCCAGCGGCCGCCTTGCCACCCATGCCAGCAGTGCCGGCGGCGACCTTGCCACCCATGCCAGCCGTGCCGGCGGTCCCCGCGGCGTCTCTGCCGCCGGTGCCCGCGGTGCCTACCGTGCCGGCCGTGGCGATGCCACCCATGCCGGCCGTTCCCGCCGTGCCGAAGGTGACGCTGCCTCCGGTGCCCGCCGTTCCTAAGGTCACCCTGCCACCGATGCCCTCCGCCCCCAAGGTGACGCTGCCGCCGATGCCCTCCATCCCCGGCGTGCCGATGCCATTCTTGGCGCCGCCTCCTTCGGCATAA